A genomic segment from Drosophila miranda strain MSH22 chromosome 3, D.miranda_PacBio2.1, whole genome shotgun sequence encodes:
- the LOC108160640 gene encoding uncharacterized protein LOC108160640, whose protein sequence is MDLQVKRLTFCLSIFVCIWNWQIGEVNSSGCHYFSTDKRDWFDALTSCQYLSMCLADVSTAHTFQEIESKLLDREEYWFGLNGYEKMTFKYVSSNQPQNYVPPQSQLSLSAACGYLKPLGPDAYAISTASCGQLKRFVCTPTVKCNGLETNSSFVSNFPTEVPCQLSPGVSTILGI, encoded by the exons ATGGATCTACAGGTGAAGCGGCTCACATTTTGTCTGAGCATATTTGTATGCATCTGGAATTGGCAAATTGGTGAAGTTAACTCCTCCGGATGCCATTATTTCAGCACTGACAAG CGCGACTGGTTTGATGCCCTGACTTCCTGCCAATATTTAAGTATGTGCTTGGCTGATGTAAGCACCGCACATACCTTCCAAGAGATCGAAAGTAAACTGCTTGACCGCGAAGAGTATTGGTTCGGCTTAAATGGATATGAGAAAATGACCTTTAAATACGTATCCTCTAACCAGCCGCAGAACTACGTGCCGCCACAATCCCAACTTTCATTATCAGCAGCGTGCGGGTACCTAAAACCTTTGGGTCCTGACGCGTACGCTATTAGTACAGCATCTTGCGGGCAGCTCAAACGATTTGTGTGCACCCCTACCGTAAAATGCAATGGCCTTGAGACGAACAGCAGCTTTGTTTCCAACTTCCCCACGGAAGTGCCCTGCCAGCTCAGCCCTGGAGTATCGACTATACTCGGCATTTGA
- the LOC108160633 gene encoding uncharacterized protein LOC108160633 isoform X1: MGYTKCSCTRPLKMAQQQRSWDEGASGGGGYRQQASGQHKSTARTASNPLPSRGATPKAPRPYHPAPPSVYATPLMTGTGTGTGPRSPSYGYGGGYEAPRSPKITTSFANDSCDDGSSSTPSSYYQTPPSGSIDDSYSLFSGRTSARSPNAPCKFVFDAVSPNSGADHSAFSKKFEYYEPFSPDGDGGPEYYEPPSSPRRQGSKKLMRSKLPLEPLPLVTTTGVDDGSKRRHDEWELPVISKIDVARNLSSGAGAGARRGGYYGLKRDSCVTDCTQLSMESGETGTQHTNSTLVTHTTTSFSFTDPEQQQQQQQQNLQRQRRHAINITSNPGYQVLHSSHSTLDRTCSDSVVSLRYRKSTSDLTQDPDHELSGCKPSKPVKAKREVVEHKPRRRGSSKGGLALLASRRNSRESMKSACSNASIVSNDDVGPLAFQSSNRGRQRRTSNFLELPVPDHIRPRVCSLPERPYNPRASDDLYRLRHFSISKGNVVNCGDSIISRRSRSNTSVNSTNSRASERSPFEGSCCGGGYANVDSLPVSSDESDNLEPPPAARYRVVMLGDAGVGKTALVNQFMTSEYMHTYDASLVLDDEFGEKTVSVLLDDEESDMVFIDHPSVEMSVENSLSTYEPHGCVVVFSVVDRGTFRVAEEIINYLWQEKYTKDKAVILVGNKADLARARLITSQEGKALAASRDAKFIETSSGIQHNVDELLVGILKQMRLKEVREKKATQSKMKHSRTHISLHLAKEILQKICLSDISKSKSCENLHVL; encoded by the exons ATGGGATACACGAAGTGCTCATGTACGC GACCACTAAAAATGGCACAGCAGCAACGCAGCTGGGATGAGGGAGCCAGCGGAGGTGGGGGCTATAGGCAGCAGGCCTCCGGCCAGCACAAATCCACCGCTAGGACGGCCAGCAATCCATTGCCGAGCAGAGGAGCCACTCCCAAGGCGCCCAG GCCCTACCATCCCGCACCGCCGTCGGTATATGCAACTCCCTTGATGActgggacggggacggggacgggtcCGCGCAGTCCAAGCTATGGCTACGGCGGGGGATACGAGGCGCCCAGGAGTCCCAAGATCACAACGTCCTTCGCCAACGACAGCTGCGACGATGGGAGCAGCTCCACGCCGAGCTCCTACTACCAGACTCCGCCCTCGGGCTCCATAGATGACTCCTACTCGCTGTTCAGCGGTCGCACATCTGCCCGCAGTCCCAATGCTCCGTGCAAGTTCGTCTTCGATGCCGTGAGCCCCAATTCCGGAGCAGACCACTCCGCGTTTTCCAAGAAGTTTGAGTACTACGAGCCCTTCTCGCCGGATGGGGATGGCGGGCCCGAGTACTATGAGCCTCCCAGCTCGCCGCGTCGCCAGGGCTCCAAGAAGCTGATGAGGAGCAAGCTGCCGCTTGAGCCACTGCCTCTGGTGACCACAACGGGCGTAGACGATGGCAGCAAGCGACGGCACGACGAGTGGGAGCTGCCGGTGATCAGCAAGATCGACGTGGCCCGGAACCTGAGCTCGGGAGCAGGAGCGGGAGCAAGAAGAGGGGGCTACTACGGGTTGAAGCGCGATTCCTGCGTGACCGACTGCACCCAGCTGTCCATGGAGTCGGGCGAGACGGGAACCCAGCACACAAACAGCACCCTGGTGACCCACACCACGACTAGCTTCAGTTTTACGGacccagagcagcagcagcagcagcagcagcagaatctGCAGCGGCAGCGCCGCCATGCCATCAACATCACCTCGAATCCCGGCTACCAGGTGCTCCACAGCTCGCACTCCACCTTGGACCGCACATGTTCCGACAGCGTGGTCTCCCTCCGCTATCGAAAGTCCACCAGCGACCTAACCCAGGATCCGGACCACGAGCTGAGCGGCTGCAAGCCATCCAAACCGGTCAAGGCAAAGCGCGAGGTCGTCGAGCACAAGCCCCGCCGCAGGGGCAGCTCCAAAGGAGGCCTGGCCCTCCTGGCCAGTCGCCGCAACTCGCGCGAGTCCATGAAGAGCGCCTGCTCCAATGCCTCCATAGTGTCCAACGATGATGTTGGCCCACTGGCCTTCCAAAGCTCCAATCGGGGTCGTCAGCGGAGAACGTCGAACTTTCTCGAGCTGCCAG TTCCCGACCACATTCGGCCGCGAGTCTGTTCTCTACCGGAGCGCCCGTACAATCCCAGGGCCAGCGACGATCTCTACCGGCTCCGTCACTTCTCCATCAGCAAGGGCAACGTGGTCAACTGCGGGGATTCCATAATCTCGCGCCGTTCCCGGAGCAACACGAGCGTGAACTCGACAAACAGCCGGGCCAGCGAAAGGTCCCCATTCGAGGGCAGCTGCTGTGGTGGCGGGTATGCCAACGTGGACTCTCTGCCGGTCTCCTCGGACGAGTCGGACAACCTGGAGCCGCCGCCCGCGGCCCGCTACCGAGTGGTGATGCTGGGCGATGCGGGAGTGGGAAAGACGGCGCTTGTCAACCAGTTCATGACCTCGGAATACATGCACACCTACGATGCAAGCCTAG TTTTAGACGATGAGTTCGGCGAGAAGACGGTCAGTGTCCTGCTGGATGACGAGGAGTCGGACATGGTCTTCATCGACCACCCGAGCGTCGAGATGAGCGTGGAGAACTCGCTCTCCACCTACGAGCCGCACGGCTGTGTCGTTGTCTTCTCGGTGGTCGACCGGGGCACGTTCCGTGTGGCCGAGGAAATCATCAATTATCTGTGGCAGGAGAAGTACACCAAGGACAAGGCAGTCATACTCGTAGGCAACAAGGCGGATCTGGCCCGTGCCCGGCTTATCACATCACAAG AGGGAAAAGCCCTGGCCGCCTCACGCGATGCCAAATTTATCGAAACGTCAAGCGGCATACAGCACAATGTCGATGAGCTGCTCGTTGGCATATTGAAGCAG ATGCGCCTGAAGGAGGTCCGCGAGAAGAAGGCTACCCAGTCGAAGATGAAGCACTCTCGCACCCACATATCGCTGCATCTGGCCAAGGAGATTCTGCAGAAAATCTGCCTCTCCGACATCTCCAAGTCGAAGAGCTGTGAGAACCTCCATGTGCTCTAA
- the LOC108160633 gene encoding uncharacterized protein LOC108160633 isoform X2 gives MGYTKCSCTRPLKMAQQQRSWDEGASGGGGYRQQASGQHKSTARTASNPLPSRGATPKAPRPYHPAPPSVYATPLMTGTGTGTGPRSPSYGYGGGYEAPRSPKITTSFANDSCDDGSSSTPSSYYQTPPSGSIDDSYSLFSGRTSARSPNAPCKFVFDAVSPNSGADHSAFSKKFEYYEPFSPDGDGGPEYYEPPSSPRRQGSKKLMRSKLPLEPLPLVTTTGVDDGSKRRHDEWELPVISKIDVARNLSSGAGAGARRGGYYGLKRDSCVTDCTQLSMESGETGTQHTNSTLVTHTTTSFSFTDPEQQQQQQQQNLQRQRRHAINITSNPGYQVLHSSHSTLDRTCSDSVVSLRYRKSTSDLTQDPDHELSGCKPSKPVKAKREVVEHKPRRRGSSKGGLALLASRRNSRESMKSACSNASIVSNDDVGPLAFQSSNRGRQRRTSNFLELPVPDHIRPRVCSLPERPYNPRASDDLYRLRHFSISKGNVVNCGDSIISRRSRSNTSVNSTNSRASERSPFEGSCCGGGYANVDSLPVSSDESDNLEPPPAARYRVVMLGDAGVGKTALVNQFMTSEYMHTYDASLDDEFGEKTVSVLLDDEESDMVFIDHPSVEMSVENSLSTYEPHGCVVVFSVVDRGTFRVAEEIINYLWQEKYTKDKAVILVGNKADLARARLITSQEGKALAASRDAKFIETSSGIQHNVDELLVGILKQMRLKEVREKKATQSKMKHSRTHISLHLAKEILQKICLSDISKSKSCENLHVL, from the exons ATGGGATACACGAAGTGCTCATGTACGC GACCACTAAAAATGGCACAGCAGCAACGCAGCTGGGATGAGGGAGCCAGCGGAGGTGGGGGCTATAGGCAGCAGGCCTCCGGCCAGCACAAATCCACCGCTAGGACGGCCAGCAATCCATTGCCGAGCAGAGGAGCCACTCCCAAGGCGCCCAG GCCCTACCATCCCGCACCGCCGTCGGTATATGCAACTCCCTTGATGActgggacggggacggggacgggtcCGCGCAGTCCAAGCTATGGCTACGGCGGGGGATACGAGGCGCCCAGGAGTCCCAAGATCACAACGTCCTTCGCCAACGACAGCTGCGACGATGGGAGCAGCTCCACGCCGAGCTCCTACTACCAGACTCCGCCCTCGGGCTCCATAGATGACTCCTACTCGCTGTTCAGCGGTCGCACATCTGCCCGCAGTCCCAATGCTCCGTGCAAGTTCGTCTTCGATGCCGTGAGCCCCAATTCCGGAGCAGACCACTCCGCGTTTTCCAAGAAGTTTGAGTACTACGAGCCCTTCTCGCCGGATGGGGATGGCGGGCCCGAGTACTATGAGCCTCCCAGCTCGCCGCGTCGCCAGGGCTCCAAGAAGCTGATGAGGAGCAAGCTGCCGCTTGAGCCACTGCCTCTGGTGACCACAACGGGCGTAGACGATGGCAGCAAGCGACGGCACGACGAGTGGGAGCTGCCGGTGATCAGCAAGATCGACGTGGCCCGGAACCTGAGCTCGGGAGCAGGAGCGGGAGCAAGAAGAGGGGGCTACTACGGGTTGAAGCGCGATTCCTGCGTGACCGACTGCACCCAGCTGTCCATGGAGTCGGGCGAGACGGGAACCCAGCACACAAACAGCACCCTGGTGACCCACACCACGACTAGCTTCAGTTTTACGGacccagagcagcagcagcagcagcagcagcagaatctGCAGCGGCAGCGCCGCCATGCCATCAACATCACCTCGAATCCCGGCTACCAGGTGCTCCACAGCTCGCACTCCACCTTGGACCGCACATGTTCCGACAGCGTGGTCTCCCTCCGCTATCGAAAGTCCACCAGCGACCTAACCCAGGATCCGGACCACGAGCTGAGCGGCTGCAAGCCATCCAAACCGGTCAAGGCAAAGCGCGAGGTCGTCGAGCACAAGCCCCGCCGCAGGGGCAGCTCCAAAGGAGGCCTGGCCCTCCTGGCCAGTCGCCGCAACTCGCGCGAGTCCATGAAGAGCGCCTGCTCCAATGCCTCCATAGTGTCCAACGATGATGTTGGCCCACTGGCCTTCCAAAGCTCCAATCGGGGTCGTCAGCGGAGAACGTCGAACTTTCTCGAGCTGCCAG TTCCCGACCACATTCGGCCGCGAGTCTGTTCTCTACCGGAGCGCCCGTACAATCCCAGGGCCAGCGACGATCTCTACCGGCTCCGTCACTTCTCCATCAGCAAGGGCAACGTGGTCAACTGCGGGGATTCCATAATCTCGCGCCGTTCCCGGAGCAACACGAGCGTGAACTCGACAAACAGCCGGGCCAGCGAAAGGTCCCCATTCGAGGGCAGCTGCTGTGGTGGCGGGTATGCCAACGTGGACTCTCTGCCGGTCTCCTCGGACGAGTCGGACAACCTGGAGCCGCCGCCCGCGGCCCGCTACCGAGTGGTGATGCTGGGCGATGCGGGAGTGGGAAAGACGGCGCTTGTCAACCAGTTCATGACCTCGGAATACATGCACACCTACGATGCAAGCCTAG ACGATGAGTTCGGCGAGAAGACGGTCAGTGTCCTGCTGGATGACGAGGAGTCGGACATGGTCTTCATCGACCACCCGAGCGTCGAGATGAGCGTGGAGAACTCGCTCTCCACCTACGAGCCGCACGGCTGTGTCGTTGTCTTCTCGGTGGTCGACCGGGGCACGTTCCGTGTGGCCGAGGAAATCATCAATTATCTGTGGCAGGAGAAGTACACCAAGGACAAGGCAGTCATACTCGTAGGCAACAAGGCGGATCTGGCCCGTGCCCGGCTTATCACATCACAAG AGGGAAAAGCCCTGGCCGCCTCACGCGATGCCAAATTTATCGAAACGTCAAGCGGCATACAGCACAATGTCGATGAGCTGCTCGTTGGCATATTGAAGCAG ATGCGCCTGAAGGAGGTCCGCGAGAAGAAGGCTACCCAGTCGAAGATGAAGCACTCTCGCACCCACATATCGCTGCATCTGGCCAAGGAGATTCTGCAGAAAATCTGCCTCTCCGACATCTCCAAGTCGAAGAGCTGTGAGAACCTCCATGTGCTCTAA
- the LOC108160633 gene encoding uncharacterized protein LOC108160633 isoform X3: MAQQQRSWDEGASGGGGYRQQASGQHKSTARTASNPLPSRGATPKAPRPYHPAPPSVYATPLMTGTGTGTGPRSPSYGYGGGYEAPRSPKITTSFANDSCDDGSSSTPSSYYQTPPSGSIDDSYSLFSGRTSARSPNAPCKFVFDAVSPNSGADHSAFSKKFEYYEPFSPDGDGGPEYYEPPSSPRRQGSKKLMRSKLPLEPLPLVTTTGVDDGSKRRHDEWELPVISKIDVARNLSSGAGAGARRGGYYGLKRDSCVTDCTQLSMESGETGTQHTNSTLVTHTTTSFSFTDPEQQQQQQQQNLQRQRRHAINITSNPGYQVLHSSHSTLDRTCSDSVVSLRYRKSTSDLTQDPDHELSGCKPSKPVKAKREVVEHKPRRRGSSKGGLALLASRRNSRESMKSACSNASIVSNDDVGPLAFQSSNRGRQRRTSNFLELPVPDHIRPRVCSLPERPYNPRASDDLYRLRHFSISKGNVVNCGDSIISRRSRSNTSVNSTNSRASERSPFEGSCCGGGYANVDSLPVSSDESDNLEPPPAARYRVVMLGDAGVGKTALVNQFMTSEYMHTYDASLVLDDEFGEKTVSVLLDDEESDMVFIDHPSVEMSVENSLSTYEPHGCVVVFSVVDRGTFRVAEEIINYLWQEKYTKDKAVILVGNKADLARARLITSQEGKALAASRDAKFIETSSGIQHNVDELLVGILKQMRLKEVREKKATQSKMKHSRTHISLHLAKEILQKICLSDISKSKSCENLHVL; encoded by the exons ATGGCACAGCAGCAACGCAGCTGGGATGAGGGAGCCAGCGGAGGTGGGGGCTATAGGCAGCAGGCCTCCGGCCAGCACAAATCCACCGCTAGGACGGCCAGCAATCCATTGCCGAGCAGAGGAGCCACTCCCAAGGCGCCCAG GCCCTACCATCCCGCACCGCCGTCGGTATATGCAACTCCCTTGATGActgggacggggacggggacgggtcCGCGCAGTCCAAGCTATGGCTACGGCGGGGGATACGAGGCGCCCAGGAGTCCCAAGATCACAACGTCCTTCGCCAACGACAGCTGCGACGATGGGAGCAGCTCCACGCCGAGCTCCTACTACCAGACTCCGCCCTCGGGCTCCATAGATGACTCCTACTCGCTGTTCAGCGGTCGCACATCTGCCCGCAGTCCCAATGCTCCGTGCAAGTTCGTCTTCGATGCCGTGAGCCCCAATTCCGGAGCAGACCACTCCGCGTTTTCCAAGAAGTTTGAGTACTACGAGCCCTTCTCGCCGGATGGGGATGGCGGGCCCGAGTACTATGAGCCTCCCAGCTCGCCGCGTCGCCAGGGCTCCAAGAAGCTGATGAGGAGCAAGCTGCCGCTTGAGCCACTGCCTCTGGTGACCACAACGGGCGTAGACGATGGCAGCAAGCGACGGCACGACGAGTGGGAGCTGCCGGTGATCAGCAAGATCGACGTGGCCCGGAACCTGAGCTCGGGAGCAGGAGCGGGAGCAAGAAGAGGGGGCTACTACGGGTTGAAGCGCGATTCCTGCGTGACCGACTGCACCCAGCTGTCCATGGAGTCGGGCGAGACGGGAACCCAGCACACAAACAGCACCCTGGTGACCCACACCACGACTAGCTTCAGTTTTACGGacccagagcagcagcagcagcagcagcagcagaatctGCAGCGGCAGCGCCGCCATGCCATCAACATCACCTCGAATCCCGGCTACCAGGTGCTCCACAGCTCGCACTCCACCTTGGACCGCACATGTTCCGACAGCGTGGTCTCCCTCCGCTATCGAAAGTCCACCAGCGACCTAACCCAGGATCCGGACCACGAGCTGAGCGGCTGCAAGCCATCCAAACCGGTCAAGGCAAAGCGCGAGGTCGTCGAGCACAAGCCCCGCCGCAGGGGCAGCTCCAAAGGAGGCCTGGCCCTCCTGGCCAGTCGCCGCAACTCGCGCGAGTCCATGAAGAGCGCCTGCTCCAATGCCTCCATAGTGTCCAACGATGATGTTGGCCCACTGGCCTTCCAAAGCTCCAATCGGGGTCGTCAGCGGAGAACGTCGAACTTTCTCGAGCTGCCAG TTCCCGACCACATTCGGCCGCGAGTCTGTTCTCTACCGGAGCGCCCGTACAATCCCAGGGCCAGCGACGATCTCTACCGGCTCCGTCACTTCTCCATCAGCAAGGGCAACGTGGTCAACTGCGGGGATTCCATAATCTCGCGCCGTTCCCGGAGCAACACGAGCGTGAACTCGACAAACAGCCGGGCCAGCGAAAGGTCCCCATTCGAGGGCAGCTGCTGTGGTGGCGGGTATGCCAACGTGGACTCTCTGCCGGTCTCCTCGGACGAGTCGGACAACCTGGAGCCGCCGCCCGCGGCCCGCTACCGAGTGGTGATGCTGGGCGATGCGGGAGTGGGAAAGACGGCGCTTGTCAACCAGTTCATGACCTCGGAATACATGCACACCTACGATGCAAGCCTAG TTTTAGACGATGAGTTCGGCGAGAAGACGGTCAGTGTCCTGCTGGATGACGAGGAGTCGGACATGGTCTTCATCGACCACCCGAGCGTCGAGATGAGCGTGGAGAACTCGCTCTCCACCTACGAGCCGCACGGCTGTGTCGTTGTCTTCTCGGTGGTCGACCGGGGCACGTTCCGTGTGGCCGAGGAAATCATCAATTATCTGTGGCAGGAGAAGTACACCAAGGACAAGGCAGTCATACTCGTAGGCAACAAGGCGGATCTGGCCCGTGCCCGGCTTATCACATCACAAG AGGGAAAAGCCCTGGCCGCCTCACGCGATGCCAAATTTATCGAAACGTCAAGCGGCATACAGCACAATGTCGATGAGCTGCTCGTTGGCATATTGAAGCAG ATGCGCCTGAAGGAGGTCCGCGAGAAGAAGGCTACCCAGTCGAAGATGAAGCACTCTCGCACCCACATATCGCTGCATCTGGCCAAGGAGATTCTGCAGAAAATCTGCCTCTCCGACATCTCCAAGTCGAAGAGCTGTGAGAACCTCCATGTGCTCTAA